A window of the Myxocyprinus asiaticus isolate MX2 ecotype Aquarium Trade chromosome 11, UBuf_Myxa_2, whole genome shotgun sequence genome harbors these coding sequences:
- the LOC127448097 gene encoding methylmalonic aciduria and homocystinuria type D homolog, mitochondrial-like isoform X1 produces MVDCQQEKPNRMTSVLCSRARLVMYLPGLRVLVHRVAGARNFSGASGSDEPHLNSAAPDIASRTVWPDETMGPFGPQDKRFQLPGNVGFDCHLEGTVEQRTAPIYNIMQDVFTAQSSSERHNFVLAQFINRLHENDKTAAAQNINKAEHYFDHAIVECAVQSCPELLKKDFELMFPEAPSTGMMVVTVTQRTQNDMTAWTEKVDQEREQLLAQFIAGAKEICYALRTEGFWADFIDPSSGLAFFGSYTNNTLFETDERYRHLGFQIEDLGCCKVIRHTVWGMHAFVGTIFTTAPPNSQIMKKLQGN; encoded by the exons ATG GTGGACTGTCAACAAGAGAAGCCCAACAGGATGACCAGT GTGCTCTGTAGCAGAGCTCGGCTGGTGATGTACCTGCCAGGTCTTCGCGTTCTAGTTCATCGCGTTGCAGGGGCCAGAAATTTCTCTGGGGCGTCTGGTTCAGATGAGCCACATCTGAACAGCGCAGCCCCTGACATTG CATCAAGGACGGTATGGCCAGATGAGACCATGGGACCATTTGGACCTCAGGACAAGCGTTTCCAGTTGCCGGGCAATGTGGGTTTTGACTGTCACTTAGAAGGCACTGTGGAGCAGAGGACTGCACCAATCTATAACATAATGCAAGATGTGTTCACTGCTCAGTCCAGCAGCGAGAGGCACAACTTTGTCCTGGCCCAGTTCATCAACAGACTGCAT gaaAATGATAAAACAGCTGCAGCACAGAACATCAATAAAGCAGAACACTATTTCGATCATGCGATTGTAGAGTGCGCTGTACAGTCTTGCCCTGAACTGTTAAAGAAAG ATTTTGAGTTAATGTTCCCTGAAGCCCCATCGACTGGCATGATGGTGGTCACTGTTACTCAGAGGACCCAAAATGACATGACAGCCTGGACTGAAAAGGTGGATCAGGAGAGAGAACAGCTGCTGGCTCAA TTTATTGCAGGTGCAAAGGAGATATGTTATGCTCTCAGAACAGAAGGATTTTGGGCAGATTTCATAGACCCTTCGTCTGGCCTTGCA TTTTTTGGATCATACACAAACAACACACTCTTTGAAACAGATGAAAGGTATCGTCATTTAGGTTTTCAGATTGAAGACCTGGGCTGCTGTAAAGTCATCCGGCACACGGTGTGGGGGATGCACGCTTTTGTGGGCACAATTTTCACTACAGCGCCACCCAACAGCCAGATCATGAAGAAGCTACAGGGGAACTAA
- the LOC127448097 gene encoding methylmalonic aciduria and homocystinuria type D homolog, mitochondrial-like isoform X2: MTSVLCSRARLVMYLPGLRVLVHRVAGARNFSGASGSDEPHLNSAAPDIASRTVWPDETMGPFGPQDKRFQLPGNVGFDCHLEGTVEQRTAPIYNIMQDVFTAQSSSERHNFVLAQFINRLHENDKTAAAQNINKAEHYFDHAIVECAVQSCPELLKKDFELMFPEAPSTGMMVVTVTQRTQNDMTAWTEKVDQEREQLLAQFIAGAKEICYALRTEGFWADFIDPSSGLAFFGSYTNNTLFETDERYRHLGFQIEDLGCCKVIRHTVWGMHAFVGTIFTTAPPNSQIMKKLQGN; the protein is encoded by the exons ATGACCAGT GTGCTCTGTAGCAGAGCTCGGCTGGTGATGTACCTGCCAGGTCTTCGCGTTCTAGTTCATCGCGTTGCAGGGGCCAGAAATTTCTCTGGGGCGTCTGGTTCAGATGAGCCACATCTGAACAGCGCAGCCCCTGACATTG CATCAAGGACGGTATGGCCAGATGAGACCATGGGACCATTTGGACCTCAGGACAAGCGTTTCCAGTTGCCGGGCAATGTGGGTTTTGACTGTCACTTAGAAGGCACTGTGGAGCAGAGGACTGCACCAATCTATAACATAATGCAAGATGTGTTCACTGCTCAGTCCAGCAGCGAGAGGCACAACTTTGTCCTGGCCCAGTTCATCAACAGACTGCAT gaaAATGATAAAACAGCTGCAGCACAGAACATCAATAAAGCAGAACACTATTTCGATCATGCGATTGTAGAGTGCGCTGTACAGTCTTGCCCTGAACTGTTAAAGAAAG ATTTTGAGTTAATGTTCCCTGAAGCCCCATCGACTGGCATGATGGTGGTCACTGTTACTCAGAGGACCCAAAATGACATGACAGCCTGGACTGAAAAGGTGGATCAGGAGAGAGAACAGCTGCTGGCTCAA TTTATTGCAGGTGCAAAGGAGATATGTTATGCTCTCAGAACAGAAGGATTTTGGGCAGATTTCATAGACCCTTCGTCTGGCCTTGCA TTTTTTGGATCATACACAAACAACACACTCTTTGAAACAGATGAAAGGTATCGTCATTTAGGTTTTCAGATTGAAGACCTGGGCTGCTGTAAAGTCATCCGGCACACGGTGTGGGGGATGCACGCTTTTGTGGGCACAATTTTCACTACAGCGCCACCCAACAGCCAGATCATGAAGAAGCTACAGGGGAACTAA
- the LOC127448097 gene encoding methylmalonic aciduria and homocystinuria type D homolog, mitochondrial-like isoform X3, with the protein MVLCSRARLVMYLPGLRVLVHRVAGARNFSGASGSDEPHLNSAAPDIASRTVWPDETMGPFGPQDKRFQLPGNVGFDCHLEGTVEQRTAPIYNIMQDVFTAQSSSERHNFVLAQFINRLHENDKTAAAQNINKAEHYFDHAIVECAVQSCPELLKKDFELMFPEAPSTGMMVVTVTQRTQNDMTAWTEKVDQEREQLLAQFIAGAKEICYALRTEGFWADFIDPSSGLAFFGSYTNNTLFETDERYRHLGFQIEDLGCCKVIRHTVWGMHAFVGTIFTTAPPNSQIMKKLQGN; encoded by the exons atg GTGCTCTGTAGCAGAGCTCGGCTGGTGATGTACCTGCCAGGTCTTCGCGTTCTAGTTCATCGCGTTGCAGGGGCCAGAAATTTCTCTGGGGCGTCTGGTTCAGATGAGCCACATCTGAACAGCGCAGCCCCTGACATTG CATCAAGGACGGTATGGCCAGATGAGACCATGGGACCATTTGGACCTCAGGACAAGCGTTTCCAGTTGCCGGGCAATGTGGGTTTTGACTGTCACTTAGAAGGCACTGTGGAGCAGAGGACTGCACCAATCTATAACATAATGCAAGATGTGTTCACTGCTCAGTCCAGCAGCGAGAGGCACAACTTTGTCCTGGCCCAGTTCATCAACAGACTGCAT gaaAATGATAAAACAGCTGCAGCACAGAACATCAATAAAGCAGAACACTATTTCGATCATGCGATTGTAGAGTGCGCTGTACAGTCTTGCCCTGAACTGTTAAAGAAAG ATTTTGAGTTAATGTTCCCTGAAGCCCCATCGACTGGCATGATGGTGGTCACTGTTACTCAGAGGACCCAAAATGACATGACAGCCTGGACTGAAAAGGTGGATCAGGAGAGAGAACAGCTGCTGGCTCAA TTTATTGCAGGTGCAAAGGAGATATGTTATGCTCTCAGAACAGAAGGATTTTGGGCAGATTTCATAGACCCTTCGTCTGGCCTTGCA TTTTTTGGATCATACACAAACAACACACTCTTTGAAACAGATGAAAGGTATCGTCATTTAGGTTTTCAGATTGAAGACCTGGGCTGCTGTAAAGTCATCCGGCACACGGTGTGGGGGATGCACGCTTTTGTGGGCACAATTTTCACTACAGCGCCACCCAACAGCCAGATCATGAAGAAGCTACAGGGGAACTAA